From a single Candidatus Delongbacteria bacterium genomic region:
- a CDS encoding phosphoribosylaminoimidazolesuccinocarboxamide synthase, translating to MAKPQIIAEGATKKLSTVADEKFCSMEFTDTVQTPTGRRKASFEGKGEICASICLKLFSYLSGYNIPTHFEEAKGPNSLLVRRLEMVPLVVHVRNVAAADLCERFEVAEGTVLDYPVIEFYRKHAQGQMVMVNDSHCLAFKLATVEEMRTMHRIASKANAILRSFFDRRGLLLVELRLEFGKSGSSLIIGDEISPDTCRIWDRKTRKKLDFDSQKQGTAIFEETYRSLQERVIA from the coding sequence GTGGCCAAGCCACAGATCATCGCCGAGGGAGCCACCAAGAAGCTCTCCACCGTCGCGGACGAGAAATTCTGCTCCATGGAATTCACCGACACGGTGCAGACTCCCACCGGCCGACGCAAGGCCTCCTTCGAGGGCAAGGGCGAGATCTGCGCCTCGATCTGCCTCAAGCTGTTCAGCTATCTCAGTGGCTACAACATTCCCACTCACTTCGAAGAGGCCAAGGGGCCCAACAGCCTGCTGGTGCGCCGGCTGGAGATGGTGCCGCTGGTGGTGCACGTGCGCAATGTGGCGGCCGCCGATCTCTGCGAGCGTTTCGAAGTCGCCGAGGGAACCGTGCTGGACTATCCGGTGATCGAATTCTATCGCAAGCACGCCCAGGGCCAGATGGTGATGGTCAACGACAGCCACTGCCTGGCCTTCAAACTGGCCACCGTCGAAGAAATGCGCACCATGCACCGCATCGCCAGCAAAGCCAATGCGATCCTGCGCAGTTTCTTCGACCGACGTGGTCTGCTGCTGGTCGAGCTGAGGCTCGAATTCGGCAAGAGCGGCAGCAGTCTGATCATCGGCGACGAGATCAGCCCCGACACCTGCCGCATCTGGGATCGCAAGACCCGCAAGAAGCTGGACTTCGACAGCCAGAAACAGGGCACCGCGATCTTCGAGGAGACCTATCGCAGTCTCCAGGAACGCGTGATTGCCTGA
- the rpoC gene encoding DNA-directed RNA polymerase subunit beta', which translates to MEQELTTTPRLTITLASPDMIMSESRGEVTKPETINYRSYKPEKDGLFCEKIFGPVKDWECHCGKYKGRRYKGIVCDRCGVEITKKDVRRERMGHITLAVPVVHIWFFRSLPSKIGYFLGMTVKNLEKVIYYESNVCIKPGLSKWKSAQLVSDADIEAYLAEHPNNRELAEDDPDRFIWSIGAEAIKTLLAATDVDLVSHQLRHQVKNETSVQRKHEALKRLRVIEAFKHGAELEGIPNEPEWMVMDIVPVIPPDLRPLVPLEGGRFATSDLNDLYRRVIIRNNRLKRLIEIKAPEVILRNEKRMLQEAVDSLFDNGRRSVAVRSDGNRPLKSLSDVLKGKQGRFRQNLLGKRVDYSGRSVITVGPELQLHQCGLPKYMAIELFKPFIIRRLLDQMKAPTVKKAKRIIEDAPSFVWEILEEIVQAHPILLNRAPTLHRLGIQAFQPLLVEGKSIQLHPLVCSAFNADFDGDQMAVHVPLSFEAQLEAKYLMLANQNILHPASGRPITVPSQDMVLGCYYMTKMRPGRRGEDKKFGDLDQLRAALHHGSLELHAKIQFRLENGTHVETTPGRVLFNQIIPAKVRGRHFFNEAMGKKALEKLIFTVFHSVGHGITANFLDELKKLGFTEATRSGTSIGLSNILIPDEKHTIIDKAQKEVDEIQEAFQMGFMRDGERYNKVIDTWNHASIRLSKVLNRKLAEDQDGFNPMFMMADSGARGSNDQIKQLAGMRGLMAKPQKRLTGGKGEIIESPITANFKEGLSVLEYFISTHGARKGLADTALKTADAGYLTRRLVDVAQDVIIRAHDCGTIMGIEVEALKEGEEVTEQLHDRILGRVLAEDLTDPASGAMVAEADTMVDEELAEKIANLVIDRVRIRSVLTCELQSGVCGLCYGRNLTTNDLVHVGEAVGVMAAQSIGEPGTQLTLRTFHIGGAASLASKDAEIKARHNGRVHFEEIHTTERNDGVRVTNRRNGEILIVDAKENRALAKYNVPYGAEIKVEDGQQIKEGTTIYEWDPHNVTILSPASGLVKFENMQPDVTYREEIDEVSEKKTLVIIDSKNRKLTPMVLIVDEKGNKVGSTIPPVGSHLMVKEGDSISQGAALIKKPRESAKNKDITGGLPRVAELFEARKPKDPAVITEIDGKVKTGEIKANFREITVVPDFADARTYKVPAAKHVEVHDGEVVRAGDNLSEGNSVPQDILKILGPNKVQEYLLNQIQDVYRTQGVTINDKHIEVIIRQMMQKVRITEPGDTEYLENDMVDKHRFFHQNEEIHNMVVVEEVGDSSFRLGAVITRERLADELNRISNEGGVEPTTRPAEPAIYEPVLMGITQAALNTESFVSAASFQETTRVLTEAAIRGKTDRLVGLKENVIMGHLIPAGTGLAHYELLHVEDPDLRRQQAEALAAAAAAEALADASIAQDSDD; encoded by the coding sequence GTGGAGCAGGAACTGACCACAACACCCCGGTTGACCATTACCCTCGCCTCGCCGGACATGATCATGTCCGAGTCCAGGGGCGAGGTGACCAAGCCCGAGACGATCAACTATCGCTCCTACAAGCCCGAGAAGGATGGCCTGTTCTGCGAAAAGATCTTCGGGCCGGTCAAGGACTGGGAGTGTCACTGCGGCAAGTACAAGGGACGGCGCTACAAGGGCATCGTCTGTGACCGCTGCGGTGTCGAGATCACCAAGAAGGACGTCCGCCGCGAGCGCATGGGTCACATCACCCTGGCCGTGCCCGTGGTGCACATCTGGTTCTTCCGCAGTCTGCCCTCGAAGATCGGCTACTTCCTGGGCATGACCGTCAAGAACCTGGAAAAGGTGATCTATTACGAGAGCAACGTCTGCATCAAGCCCGGCCTGTCCAAATGGAAGAGTGCCCAGCTGGTGAGTGACGCGGACATCGAAGCCTATCTGGCCGAGCATCCCAACAACCGGGAACTGGCTGAAGACGATCCCGATCGCTTCATCTGGTCCATCGGTGCCGAGGCGATCAAGACCCTGCTGGCCGCCACCGATGTGGACCTGGTGTCACACCAGCTCCGCCACCAGGTCAAGAACGAGACCAGCGTCCAGCGCAAGCACGAGGCGCTCAAGCGTCTGCGTGTGATCGAGGCCTTCAAGCACGGAGCCGAGCTCGAGGGCATTCCCAACGAGCCCGAGTGGATGGTGATGGACATCGTGCCCGTCATTCCTCCCGATCTGCGCCCGCTGGTGCCCCTGGAAGGCGGACGTTTCGCCACCAGCGACCTGAACGACCTCTATCGTCGCGTGATCATTCGCAACAACCGCCTCAAGCGCCTGATCGAGATCAAGGCGCCCGAGGTGATCCTGCGCAACGAGAAGCGCATGCTGCAGGAAGCGGTGGACAGCCTCTTCGACAACGGTCGCCGCAGCGTGGCCGTGCGCAGCGACGGCAACCGCCCGCTGAAGTCCCTTTCCGATGTGCTGAAAGGCAAGCAGGGGCGTTTCCGCCAGAACCTGCTGGGCAAGCGAGTCGACTATTCGGGCCGCTCCGTGATCACCGTGGGGCCCGAGCTGCAGCTGCACCAGTGCGGTCTGCCCAAATACATGGCCATCGAGCTCTTCAAGCCCTTCATCATCCGGCGCCTGCTGGACCAGATGAAGGCCCCCACGGTCAAGAAGGCCAAGCGCATCATCGAGGACGCGCCCAGTTTCGTCTGGGAAATCCTCGAGGAGATCGTCCAGGCCCATCCGATCCTGCTCAACCGCGCGCCCACCCTGCACCGTCTGGGCATCCAGGCCTTCCAGCCCCTGCTGGTGGAAGGCAAGTCGATCCAGCTGCACCCGCTGGTCTGTTCCGCCTTCAACGCGGACTTCGACGGGGACCAGATGGCCGTGCACGTGCCGCTCAGTTTCGAGGCCCAGCTCGAGGCCAAGTATCTGATGCTGGCCAACCAGAACATCCTGCACCCCGCCAGCGGTCGCCCGATCACGGTGCCCTCGCAGGACATGGTGCTGGGCTGTTACTACATGACCAAGATGCGTCCCGGCCGCCGGGGCGAGGACAAGAAGTTCGGCGACCTGGACCAGCTGCGTGCCGCCCTGCATCACGGCAGCCTGGAACTGCATGCGAAGATCCAGTTCCGCCTGGAGAACGGCACGCATGTCGAGACCACTCCCGGACGCGTGCTGTTCAATCAGATCATCCCCGCCAAGGTGCGCGGCCGTCACTTCTTCAACGAAGCGATGGGCAAGAAGGCGCTGGAGAAGCTGATCTTCACCGTGTTCCACAGCGTGGGCCACGGTATCACGGCCAACTTCCTGGACGAGCTGAAGAAACTGGGTTTCACCGAGGCCACCCGCAGCGGCACCTCGATCGGTCTCTCCAACATTCTGATCCCCGATGAGAAGCACACGATCATCGACAAGGCCCAGAAGGAAGTGGACGAAATCCAGGAAGCCTTCCAGATGGGCTTCATGCGAGACGGCGAGCGGTACAACAAGGTGATTGACACCTGGAACCACGCCTCGATCCGCCTCTCCAAGGTGCTGAACCGCAAGCTGGCCGAAGACCAGGACGGGTTCAACCCGATGTTCATGATGGCCGATTCCGGCGCGCGAGGCTCCAACGACCAGATCAAGCAGCTGGCCGGCATGCGCGGCCTGATGGCCAAGCCCCAGAAGCGTCTCACGGGCGGCAAGGGCGAGATCATCGAAAGCCCGATCACGGCAAACTTCAAGGAAGGCCTGTCGGTGCTGGAGTACTTCATCTCCACACACGGTGCCCGCAAGGGTCTGGCCGATACGGCACTCAAGACCGCGGACGCCGGCTACCTGACCCGCCGCCTGGTGGACGTGGCCCAGGACGTGATCATTCGTGCCCACGACTGCGGCACGATCATGGGCATTGAAGTCGAAGCCCTCAAGGAAGGCGAGGAAGTCACCGAGCAGCTGCATGACCGTATTCTTGGTCGTGTGCTGGCCGAGGATCTCACCGATCCCGCCAGCGGAGCCATGGTTGCCGAAGCCGACACCATGGTTGACGAGGAGCTGGCCGAGAAGATCGCCAACCTGGTGATCGACCGGGTGCGCATCCGCAGCGTGCTGACCTGCGAGCTGCAGAGTGGTGTGTGCGGCCTGTGTTACGGTCGCAACCTGACCACCAACGATCTGGTCCATGTGGGCGAGGCCGTGGGCGTGATGGCCGCCCAGTCCATCGGCGAACCCGGTACCCAGCTGACCCTGCGCACATTCCACATTGGTGGTGCGGCCAGCCTGGCGTCGAAGGATGCCGAAATCAAGGCCCGTCACAATGGCCGTGTGCACTTCGAGGAGATTCACACCACCGAGCGCAACGACGGCGTGCGTGTCACGAATCGTCGCAACGGCGAGATCCTGATCGTGGACGCCAAGGAAAATCGCGCCCTGGCCAAGTACAACGTGCCGTATGGCGCCGAGATCAAGGTCGAGGACGGTCAGCAGATCAAGGAAGGCACCACGATCTACGAGTGGGATCCCCACAATGTGACCATCCTGAGCCCGGCCAGCGGTCTGGTCAAGTTCGAGAACATGCAGCCCGACGTGACCTATCGCGAGGAAATCGACGAAGTCAGCGAGAAGAAGACCCTGGTCATCATCGATTCCAAGAACCGCAAGCTCACGCCCATGGTTCTGATCGTGGACGAGAAGGGCAACAAGGTGGGCAGCACCATCCCGCCGGTGGGCAGCCACCTGATGGTCAAGGAAGGCGACAGCATCTCCCAGGGTGCGGCCCTGATCAAGAAGCCGCGTGAGTCGGCCAAGAACAAGGACATCACGGGCGGTCTGCCCCGCGTGGCCGAGCTCTTCGAAGCCCGCAAGCCCAAGGATCCCGCCGTGATCACCGAGATCGACGGCAAGGTCAAGACCGGTGAGATCAAGGCCAACTTCCGCGAGATCACCGTGGTGCCCGACTTCGCCGACGCCCGTACCTACAAGGTGCCCGCCGCCAAGCACGTGGAAGTCCACGACGGCGAAGTGGTGCGCGCCGGCGACAACCTGTCCGAAGGCAACAGCGTGCCCCAGGACATCCTCAAGATTCTGGGACCCAACAAGGTGCAGGAGTACCTGCTGAACCAGATCCAGGATGTGTACCGTACCCAGGGTGTGACCATCAACGACAAGCACATCGAGGTGATCATTCGCCAGATGATGCAGAAGGTGCGCATCACCGAACCGGGCGACACCGAGTATCTCGAGAACGACATGGTGGACAAGCACCGCTTCTTCCACCAGAACGAAGAGATCCACAACATGGTGGTGGTCGAGGAAGTGGGCGACAGCAGTTTCCGTCTTGGGGCCGTGATCACGCGCGAGCGCCTGGCCGACGAGCTGAACCGCATCAGCAACGAAGGCGGCGTGGAACCCACGACCCGTCCCGCGGAGCCCGCGATCTACGAGCCAGTGCTGATGGGCATCACCCAGGCCGCGCTGAACACCGAGAGTTTCGTGTCCGCCGCGTCCTTCCAGGAAACCACGCGCGTGCTCACGGAAGCCGCCATCCGGGGCAAGACCGACCGCCTCGTGGGGCTGAAGGAGAACGTGATCATGGGGCACCTGATTCCCGCGGGCACGGGCCTGGCGCACTACGAGCTGCTGCATGTCGAGGACCCGGATCTGCGCCGCCAGCAGGCCGAAGCCCTGGCTGCCGCCGCCGCTGCCGAAGCCCTGGCCGATGCCAGCATCGCCCAGGACAGCGACGACTGA
- a CDS encoding phosphatidylserine decarboxylase family protein: protein MQRSWSSGPGRNQHEPDDRTRSDQDHSACHRTPGFRTRCGGASVTLHPQGRTPVATFLLLALVSGWGVVSVGNWFWLPTLLFAFLGLFLAWFFRDPERHSDAAPGAVLSGADGRVIQIRQLESCAWFEGPAVQVSVFMSPLNVHVNRASLAGTVVRVEYRPGAYLMAFNEKSSELNEASTLVLDVLDSRGMPRRIAQTQIAGFLARRIVGWVQPGQSLARGERYGMIKLGSRMDHFLPADARIQVNLGDRVLAGNTQIGELP from the coding sequence ATGCAACGGTCATGGTCTTCCGGCCCCGGGCGGAATCAGCATGAACCAGACGACAGGACACGGAGTGACCAAGACCACAGCGCCTGCCACCGAACGCCGGGGTTCCGGACCCGTTGCGGGGGTGCCAGCGTGACACTGCATCCCCAAGGCCGGACTCCCGTGGCCACATTCCTGCTGCTGGCGCTCGTCAGTGGTTGGGGAGTGGTCTCGGTGGGCAACTGGTTCTGGCTGCCGACCCTGCTGTTCGCGTTCCTTGGGCTGTTTCTCGCCTGGTTCTTCCGTGATCCCGAACGCCACAGCGATGCGGCTCCGGGGGCGGTTCTCTCGGGAGCGGACGGACGGGTGATCCAGATCCGCCAGCTCGAGAGCTGTGCCTGGTTCGAGGGTCCCGCGGTGCAGGTGAGTGTGTTCATGAGCCCGTTGAACGTGCATGTGAACCGGGCCTCGCTGGCCGGCACGGTGGTGCGGGTGGAGTACCGCCCCGGTGCCTACCTGATGGCATTCAACGAGAAGTCCTCGGAACTGAACGAGGCTTCCACCCTGGTGCTGGATGTCCTGGACTCCCGCGGCATGCCCCGCCGGATCGCCCAGACCCAGATTGCAGGATTTCTGGCCCGCCGCATCGTCGGTTGGGTCCAGCCGGGCCAGAGCCTGGCACGCGGCGAACGCTACGGCATGATCAAGCTGGGTTCGCGCATGGATCACTTCCTGCCCGCCGACGCCCGCATCCAGGTCAACCTGGGTGACCGCGTCCTGGCCGGCAACACCCAGATCGGAGAACTTCCATGA
- a CDS encoding trypsin-like peptidase domain-containing protein has protein sequence MKFFTRFLEGIWIALGIALGLWLLRALLPDLFPVRGPGAGDPVVVVADSLSLGSSRVTGSLITAAVARVEPAVVGINVTQVQRRVERSPYSDPFLRLFFPDRVVERPVENMGTGFILTSDGIVVTNEHVVEHATQILVTLPDGRAEQAELLVSDHLSDLAVLRMKGSDYPTVALGNSDSLIIGEWVIALGNPYGLFADSRPSVTVGVVSAKGRNFGLNDNNRIYKDMIQTDAAINPGNSGGPLVNVRGEVIAVNTMIYSENGGSVGLGFAIPVNRIVSIVNDLLTQGFVNRDVWTGINIMDLTPADLRRLGFPGSAGVRVVSLIQESPAAQAGLRKDDVILRINGKLVDNVSRARQILVEEDIKVGDRIVLEVFRGGQVLTIALSAEAGSQGRDG, from the coding sequence ATGAAGTTCTTCACCCGCTTCCTCGAAGGCATCTGGATTGCCCTTGGCATCGCCCTGGGTCTGTGGCTGCTGCGAGCCCTGCTGCCCGATCTCTTTCCCGTGCGTGGGCCGGGTGCCGGAGATCCCGTGGTGGTCGTGGCTGACAGCCTGTCTCTGGGCAGTTCGCGTGTCACGGGCAGCCTGATCACGGCGGCGGTGGCTCGCGTCGAGCCGGCCGTGGTGGGCATCAACGTGACCCAGGTCCAGCGGCGCGTGGAGCGCAGTCCCTATTCCGATCCCTTTCTCAGACTGTTCTTCCCCGACCGGGTGGTGGAACGTCCGGTGGAGAACATGGGCACGGGGTTCATTCTCACCTCCGACGGCATCGTGGTCACCAACGAACACGTGGTGGAACACGCCACCCAGATACTGGTGACACTGCCCGACGGACGGGCCGAGCAGGCCGAGCTCCTGGTCAGCGATCACCTCTCCGACCTGGCCGTGCTGCGCATGAAGGGCAGCGATTATCCCACGGTGGCGCTCGGCAACTCCGACAGCCTGATCATCGGGGAATGGGTCATCGCCCTGGGCAATCCCTACGGGCTGTTCGCCGACAGCCGGCCCAGCGTGACGGTGGGTGTGGTCAGCGCCAAGGGGCGCAACTTCGGTCTGAATGACAACAACCGGATCTACAAGGACATGATCCAGACCGATGCGGCGATCAACCCGGGCAACTCGGGAGGGCCGCTGGTCAATGTGCGCGGCGAAGTGATCGCCGTGAACACGATGATCTACTCCGAGAACGGAGGCAGTGTCGGACTGGGATTCGCGATTCCCGTGAACCGGATCGTCTCGATCGTGAACGACCTGCTCACTCAGGGTTTCGTCAACCGCGATGTCTGGACCGGGATCAACATCATGGACCTCACGCCCGCCGACCTGCGGCGCCTGGGATTCCCGGGAAGTGCCGGAGTGCGGGTCGTTTCGCTGATTCAGGAGAGCCCCGCGGCCCAGGCCGGACTGCGCAAGGACGATGTGATCCTGCGGATCAACGGCAAGCTGGTGGACAACGTCAGCCGCGCCCGCCAGATCCTGGTGGAGGAGGACATCAAGGTGGGCGATCGGATCGTGCTGGAGGTCTTCCGGGGCGGACAGGTGCTCACGATCGCGCTCTCGGCTGAAGCCGGAAGTCAGGGGCGCGACGGCTGA
- the fsa gene encoding fructose-6-phosphate aldolase, translating to MKFFIDTADINEIREANRLGLLAGVTTNPTLIAKTGRPFREVILEICEEVDGPVNAEVVSLDAEGMIREGRELAPLHKNVCVKIPMTTEGLKAVRALANEGIQTNVTLIFNSIQALMAARAGASFVSPFVGRLDDIGQDGMALIAEIRQIFDAYAISTEIIVASIRHSMHVLESARLGADISTIPFKVIQQLARHPLTDKGIEQFLKDWESVPKA from the coding sequence ATGAAATTCTTCATTGACACCGCGGACATCAACGAGATCCGTGAAGCCAATCGCCTGGGCCTGCTGGCCGGTGTGACCACAAATCCCACCCTGATCGCCAAGACCGGGCGCCCCTTCCGCGAGGTGATTCTCGAGATCTGCGAAGAAGTGGATGGTCCCGTCAACGCCGAAGTGGTCAGCCTGGACGCCGAGGGCATGATCCGTGAAGGCCGCGAACTGGCGCCCCTGCACAAGAATGTCTGCGTCAAGATTCCCATGACCACCGAGGGTCTCAAGGCGGTACGCGCGCTGGCCAACGAGGGCATCCAGACCAACGTGACCCTGATCTTCAACTCGATCCAGGCGCTGATGGCCGCCCGCGCGGGCGCTTCCTTCGTCAGTCCGTTCGTGGGACGTCTGGACGACATCGGTCAGGACGGCATGGCTCTGATCGCCGAGATTCGCCAGATCTTCGACGCCTACGCCATTTCCACCGAGATCATCGTGGCCAGCATCCGTCACTCGATGCATGTGCTCGAGTCGGCCCGCCTGGGCGCCGACATTTCCACCATTCCCTTCAAGGTGATCCAGCAGCTGGCGCGTCACCCGTTGACGGACAAGGGCATCGAGCAGTTCCTCAAGGACTGGGAGTCGGTCCCCAAGGCCTGA
- the truA gene encoding tRNA pseudouridine(38-40) synthase TruA gives MTLLPERSFALEIAYDGTDFVGWQIQPGQRSVQGTIQDWLCRILDQKITLTGAGRTDTGVHAEGSLCSFPARTLVTRERLLKSVRRVLPEDVLVYRLHEFEDQRFSARYSAQAREYRYSLRRGPDPFVRRRAWCVHHELDIGRMREALAALSGTRDCRGFCVTRSLPPTATCEFARAELLESGQELHLHLRADRFLHSQVRGITGTLVEIGRGSFPVERMEEILATGRRDLCGPLAPPEGLHLCRVDYARFRTGLRPGEVNSASETVLPPCVYWEGISRSPRQDQYEDRQNTQFPDGQDLAHRTERTDP, from the coding sequence ATGACGCTGCTGCCCGAGCGCAGTTTCGCCCTGGAAATCGCCTACGATGGGACGGATTTCGTGGGCTGGCAGATCCAGCCGGGCCAGCGCTCGGTTCAGGGCACGATCCAGGACTGGCTCTGCCGGATTCTGGACCAGAAGATCACACTCACCGGTGCTGGGCGCACGGACACGGGCGTACACGCCGAAGGCAGTCTCTGCAGTTTCCCCGCACGAACCCTGGTGACGCGTGAACGCCTGCTGAAATCCGTGCGGCGTGTGCTGCCCGAGGATGTGCTTGTCTACCGTCTGCACGAGTTCGAAGACCAGCGCTTCAGCGCGCGCTACAGCGCGCAGGCCCGCGAGTACCGCTACAGCCTGCGCCGCGGCCCCGATCCCTTCGTCCGGCGGAGGGCCTGGTGTGTACATCATGAGCTGGACATCGGGCGGATGCGTGAGGCACTGGCGGCACTGAGCGGTACACGCGACTGCCGGGGCTTCTGCGTGACTCGCAGCCTGCCGCCCACCGCGACCTGCGAGTTCGCCCGGGCCGAACTGCTTGAGAGCGGACAGGAGCTGCATCTGCACCTGCGCGCCGACAGGTTTCTGCACAGCCAGGTGCGCGGCATCACGGGCACCCTGGTGGAGATCGGCCGTGGTTCCTTTCCGGTGGAGCGCATGGAAGAGATTCTGGCCACCGGTCGCCGGGATCTCTGCGGACCGCTGGCCCCACCCGAGGGCCTGCACCTCTGCCGCGTGGATTACGCGCGCTTCCGCACCGGCCTGCGTCCCGGGGAGGTGAACAGCGCTTCCGAGACGGTGTTGCCGCCCTGTGTCTACTGGGAAGGCATATCGCGCTCGCCACGACAGGATCAGTACGAAGACAGACAGAACACACAGTTCCCGGACGGCCAGGATCTGGCACACCGGACAGAAAGGACCGATCCATGA
- a CDS encoding energy-coupling factor transporter transmembrane protein EcfT has product MNVNPRILLPLCVLVLASLLLLDTPLQLLPALLWLPLGLSVSRMSARELGLALLGFRWMVALNLLFLLLLPLWGTTGWQGWVQTGLVPALFISVRLLLLLACSLIFARLAGPEDVLDVLELGAEPLARIGLPARRWVFTLTLAWRLLPVIQEESRWIERARRIRLATPPKGMARVHHLAGLALPVLQAALDRADDLQTALHCRACDPLTRPVSLRRFRLATGELLALALGLVWCAYLFALHVR; this is encoded by the coding sequence ATGAATGTGAATCCCCGCATCCTGCTGCCACTGTGCGTGCTGGTTCTGGCCAGCCTGCTGCTGCTGGACACCCCGCTCCAGCTCCTGCCGGCCCTTCTCTGGTTGCCGCTGGGGCTGTCCGTGTCGCGGATGTCTGCCCGGGAACTGGGCCTGGCGCTCCTGGGCTTTCGCTGGATGGTGGCCCTGAACCTGCTGTTCCTGCTGCTGCTTCCCCTGTGGGGCACCACGGGCTGGCAGGGTTGGGTGCAGACGGGGCTGGTGCCCGCACTGTTCATCAGTGTGCGCCTGCTGCTGCTGCTGGCCTGTTCGTTGATCTTCGCCCGTCTGGCGGGACCGGAGGACGTACTGGATGTGCTCGAACTGGGTGCCGAGCCCCTGGCCCGCATTGGATTGCCCGCCCGGCGCTGGGTCTTTACCCTGACCCTGGCCTGGCGGCTGTTGCCCGTGATCCAGGAGGAGAGCCGCTGGATCGAGCGCGCCCGCAGAATCCGCCTGGCCACGCCTCCGAAAGGTATGGCCAGGGTGCACCATCTGGCGGGTCTGGCCCTGCCCGTTCTGCAGGCGGCTCTGGACCGGGCGGATGACCTGCAGACCGCCCTGCACTGCCGGGCTTGCGATCCACTCACCCGGCCGGTCAGCCTGCGGCGTTTCCGGCTGGCCACCGGCGAGCTGCTCGCACTGGCGCTGGGGCTGGTCTGGTGCGCTTACCTGTTTGCCCTGCACGTGCGCTGA